From the genome of Arvicola amphibius chromosome 9, mArvAmp1.2, whole genome shotgun sequence:
ctgcctcccaagtgctaggattatagggatttttttaaaaaggtgaatgTACAGTGGcacttgcttttaatcccagaaaggcagaggcaggcagatcttcaagagttagcttggtctacacactgagttccaggacagctagggctatgtagaattttttgttttgtttttaataaattgtgtgtatatctgtgtctgATTGTGAATGAAATACCagcggaggccagaagatgttggattccctgaagctggagtggttgtgagacacctgacatgggtgctgggaacagaactcaggtcctcctgagaaacagtatgtgcttttaactgctgagccgtccctACATCCTCCCAAAATCCATTTTGAAAGTTGGCTTAACTTTTGAGACAGCTCTAACTGATGCTTCCTCCAAGGTGGAGGAGAGATTGAGCAGGATCAGCAGCAGGCTGACAAGGGTGGTTTGAGGGGTGGGGGTTGGGCCGGGTGGGGCAAACTTGTGACTACTGAACCTGTGcgcagaaggaagagagcaacTGGATGCCTGGAGATCTGCATTCTCGCCTCTGTCCATGTTTCCCTTCTTATTCTTTAACATGATCTCCTCCAGGGTCTTTGAAGCTGATGGGTACAGTTAATGACAAGCAACCATATTCCCACAGCTTTGAAGTTTGCAAAAACATTTCATGGTGAACAGAACCAATCGGATGACTATATCAaaactaaagataaaaaaaaattttagagacatacatagatctaatctacatgggaagtagaaaaagacaagatctcttgagtaaattgagatcatggggaccttgtgggagggttgaaggggaggagagaggcagggaggggagcagagaaaaatgtagaacacaataaaaatcaattaaaaaatttaaaacaattaaaaacagaaaaaaattttgcTGTTCCAAAaagctttttttctgagatttttaaaaatattttttttaatgagtattGAGtggtgtgttgcctgcatgtgtgtctgtgtgaaaggtatcagattctctggaactggaattacagttgggagctgccacatgggtgctgggaattaaacctggatccttggatattcttttctttttctttttcttttttttttttttcttttttttttttttttttttttttttttttttttttttttttttttttttagttttttgagacagggtttctctgtggctttggagcctgtcctggaactagttcttgtagaccaggctggtctcgaacttacagatatcaacctgcctctgcctcttgagttctaggattaaaggcgtgtgccaccaccgcccagctgaacctgtatcctttggaagagcagtcaatgttcttaacccctgagctgtctcttcagcccccaaattaaagaatttaattaaatCAAAGACAAGAGGGACTCCAATCCAACAAAAGTCGTATCATTTTCCTTCTGCCGTGTCCCTTCGATCTGGACGGCTTCCAGAAGCTGCTGCCCACCACCAGGGTGGCTCTTCCTGCATCAATTAAGGCAATCAGGATGTCCTTCAGGAGAGGCTCCCTACTTAAGTGACTTTAATTTGTGGTAAGTTGACATTAAAGCCAACCCTAACAGCCACTCTCTCTCCTGAATCCAGCCTTGAATTACAGCTCCTTTCTGAAGGAGAATGACATTCTTCTGAagacttatttatgtatttcatgtatatgagtcttcatgcacaccagaaaAAGGAATTTGATCCCATCCCAGagggttttgagccaccatgtggttagtgggaattgaactcaggacctctggagagcagtcaactgagccatctctccagccctgagaacaaaattcttaaaataaaaaaaaaatacaaaaccaaataaaattcaGGTCATACACCCAACCAGACATagctggatctctctctctctctctctctctctctctctctctctgtgtgtgtgtgtgtgtgtgtgtgtgtgtgtaacctcgTTTAGTCTAAGGCAGTGGGATGACTGGAGAAGGTCTTGAACTGCATGTCCCTCCTCCTGTTCAGGAGTGGCCATGCCATTTGGCTATGACAGGAGCTGTGTGTCCCACCCTCTGCCTCTGAAGATGGTCTACAGAGAACGTGAAGGCCCTCACTGGCTTGGCCCCTGGAGTAGCATGGAAGGGGTTAGGAAGTGTGTCTGCACACAGCGTTACTGCATCTGAGGTATCAACCACTGTTGTCCTCTTCTGTGCTTTCTCCTGTTCTTTCTCCACTTCCAGAGGTAACACATAAAGTGACCAGAGCCCAGAAGAGTCCACATGCTTCAGGTCACAGAGTGGACTCTGAGCTCCATCTTTCCATgtgtcccctccttccttcccagactGGAAGAAGGACCAGCTGTACTCAGTATGCCAGGTGCCAGAACACAGCTGTTCCCTCATTGTAGCCCTCCATACCCAAGTGAgctgagcaggggtgggggaagggaaagggaggtggGGCTACGTCGTGCTAGCCGGTAATGCTGTGTCCACAATAGGCAAATGCATCCTGAAATTGATTCGGAGCAGCAGTTCTGACTGGTGAGAGCCACCACTGACCGGTTAGAGGTGGTGGATGGGAGGGCAAGGAGTAGAGGCCTTGAGTTAGAAtataaggggtgtgtgtgtgtgtgtgtgtgtgtgtgtgtgtgtgtgtgtgtgtgagggttgaTTAAAGGAAGTGGGTACTGGACAGTAACAGTGCCAGGGAAGGCCAGAACAACAAGCTGTAGCCCCAGCTCCCCCGCACCCTGAGGCTCAGTTTCCATCTGGGCCAACAGTGAGTGAACCCCCTGAGCCAGCTGTCTTGGTGCGAGAAAGGATTGCACCAAAGCAAAACTAATCCATGAGGTGACGGCTAGGAAGCACAGAGGTATGAGCTGAAGGAAGGACTCCGGTCCGCCCGCAGTGTAGTCTAGAACCTGGGTTCCCTTTGCAGGTCCAGGCTCTGCCATGCCCTCTCCGCTTCTCCCGTTGCTGCTTCGATCGCTGCTCTCCCGCCTCCTGCTGCCTGTTGCCCGCCTGGCCCGCCAGCACCTCCTGCCCCTGCTGCGCCGACTGGCCCgccgactgagctcccaagacaTGAGAGAGGCTTTGTTGGGCTGTCTGCTGTTTGTCCTCAGCCAGCAACAGCCACCGGATGCTGGAGAGACCTCCAGAGTGGACCACTCCCAGAGGAAGCAGAGATTGGGCCCCCAGAAGTGAGGCCACGGGTCGTGGAAGCAGCAGCGTCCGGCCATTGAAGTACCGTCTTTTGGAGCGGTTTAGCCCAAGTATCTGCACTGACTGTAGAATGCCCACTGGGAGAAGACGGAGTGGGGGCTGAGCGCGAAAGGATTCTGACCCGAGCTCCCACTCTCCTAGGATCTAGCAGATGACAGATGTGCCGTTCTTCCCTTCTCCCGGCAATCCCCTCTGCcaatgacctctggccttcagggTAGACCTGCAAATGGGGGCAGCAAGGTCAGTTAAGAGACAATGTTCAAGACGATTCAGCTAAGAGATGATATTAAACCCAAACTGTCCAGTCTCACAGACTTAAAATATTAGGACCTTGGTTGCCCTTTGAGATAAATGTACCCTCCAAGTTCAGCATGCAGCAAGTCGTCAATAAACAGCGGTGcattgtgttgtttgtttgtttgtgagactgGATcttatgtataccaggctggcctcagactcctgaggatgatcttgaaccaACTTTTCCgagcctcctgcctttacctcacaagtgctggcattacaggcacaCGCCCACACCCAAGCCCACCGAGTGgcactggggatggagcccagagctTTGCATGctaacaagcactctaccagtgaGCCACACCCCATCCCTGTGCTGGATGACTGGGGTGCTTCTGGAAGCCGCGCCATCCCTGCTCTTGCCTAGTGAGGACGGCTGTCTGCGGGAAGCTGGAGAAGGGGTGGGAGAAGACGTTGGCAGAACTTCCTTTGGATAACTTGTTCCATCTGTTTCTCCCAGTCCTCACGAGCCACAAGTTGTTCGGAGCTGTGTAACTTCGTTCAGAATGTCCCACT
Proteins encoded in this window:
- the Mymx gene encoding protein myomixer; this encodes MPSPLLPLLLRSLLSRLLLPVARLARQHLLPLLRRLARRLSSQDMREALLGCLLFVLSQQQPPDAGETSRVDHSQRKQRLGPQK